The following proteins are co-located in the Calliphora vicina chromosome 2, idCalVici1.1, whole genome shotgun sequence genome:
- the Mhc gene encoding myosin heavy chain, muscle isoform X13 — protein sequence MPRPIASQEDEDPSPYLFVSLEQRRIDQSKPYDSKKNCWVPDEKEGYLLGEIKATKGDIVSVSLPGGETKDFKKDQLQQVNPPKYEKAEDMSNLTYLNDASVLHNLRQRYYNKLIYTYSGLFCVAINPYKRYPVYTNRCAKMYRGKRRNEVPPHIFAISDGAYVDMLTNHVNQSMLITGESGAGKTENTKKVIAYFATVGASTKKDESQKNKGSLEDQVVQTNPVLEAFGNAKTVRNDNSSRFGKFIRIHFGPTGKLAGADIETYLLEKARVISQQSLERSYHIFYQIMSGSVAGVKDYCLLSNNVYDYHIVSQGKVTVASIDDADEFHLTDQAFDILGFTKQEKEDVYRITAAVMHMGGMKFKQRGREEQAEQDGEEEGGRVAKLFGCDCAELYKNLLKPRIKVGNEFVTQGRNVQQVTNSIGALCKGVFDRLFKWLVKKCNETLDTKQKRQHFIGVLDIAGFEIFDFNGFEQLCINFTNEKLQQFFNHHMFVLEQEEYKREGIDWAFIDFGMDLLACIDLIEKPMGILSILEEESMFPKATDQTFAEKLTNTHLGKSAPFQKPKPPKPGQQAAHFAIGHYAGVVSYNITGWLEKNKDPLNDTVVDQFKKSQNKLLIEIFADHPGQSGGGEQAKGGRGKKGGGFATVSSAYKEQLNSLMTTLRSTQPHFVRCIIPNEMKQPGLVDAHLVMHQLTCNGVLEGIRICRKGFPNRMVYSDFKQRYMILAPAIMVAEKQPKNAAAKCLESVGLDSDMYRIGHTKVFFRAGVLGQMEEFRDERLGKIMSWMQAWARGYLARKGFKKLQEQRVALKVVQRNLRKYLQLRTWPWYKLWQKVKPLLNVSRVEDEIARLEEKAKKAEEAHAAEVKVRKELEALNAKLLAEKTALLDSLSGEKGALQDYQERCSKLQAQKNDLENQLRDIQERLTQEEDARNQLFQQKKKGDQEVSGLKKDIEDLELSVQKAEQDKATKDHQIRNLNDEIAHQDELINKLNKEKKMQGESNQKTGEELQAAEDKINHLNKVKSKLEQTLDELEDSLEREKKLRGDIEKSKRKVEGDLKLTQEAVSDLERNKKELEQTIQRKDKELSSITAKLEDEQVVVSKHQRQIKELQARIEELEEEVEAERQARAKAEKQRADLARELEELGERLEEAGGATSAQIELNKKREAELSKLRRDLEEANIQHESTLANLRKKHNDSIAEMAEQVDQLNKLKAKAEKEKNDYYGQLNDLRAGVDHITNEKAAQEKIAKQLQHTLNEVQSKLDETNRTLNDFDAAKKKLSIENSDLLRQLEEAESQVSQLSKIKISLTTQLEDTKRLADEESRERATLLGKFRNLEHDLDNLREQVEEEAEGKADLQRQLSKANAEAQIWRSKYESDGVARSEELEEAKRKLQARLAEAEETIESLNQKCIGLEKTKQRLSTEVEDLQLEVDRANAIANAAEKKQKAFDKIIGEWKLKVDDLAAELDASQKECRNYSTELFRLKGAYEEGQEQLEAVRRENKNLADEVKDLLDQIGEGGRNIHEIEKARKRLEAEKDELQAALEEAEAALEQEENKVLRAQLELSQVRQEIDRRIQEKEEEFENTRKNHQRALDSMQASLEAEAKGKAEALRMKKKLEADINELEIALDHANKANAEAQKNIKRYQQQLKDIQTALEEEQRARDDAREQLGISERRANALQNELEESRTLLEQADRGRRQAEQELADAHEQLNEVSAQNASISAAKRKLESELQTLHSDLDELLNEAKNSEEKAKKAMVDAARLADELRAEQDHAQTQEKLRKALEQQIKELQVRLDEAEANALKGGKKAIQKLEQRCRELENELDGEQRRHADAQKNLRKSERRIKELSFQSEEDRKNHERMQDLVDKLQQKIKTYKRQIEEAEEIAALNLAKFRKAQQELEEAEERADMAEQAISKFRAKGRAGSVGRGASPAPRAMSVRPQLDGMAFPPRFDLAPEDF from the exons ATGCCGCGTCCAATTGCTAGCCAAGAAGATGAGGATCCAAGCCCATACTTGTTTGTATCATTGGAACAAAGGCGTATCGATCAATCGAAACCCTATGACTCTAAGAAGAACTGTTGGGTTCCCGATGAGAAAGAGGGTTATCTCCTTGGTGAAATTAAGGCCACCAAGGGTGATATCGTCAGCGTTAGCTTGCCCGGCGGTGAG ACCAAAGATTTCAAGAAAGATCAGCTCCAACAAGTCAACCCTCCCAAATACGAGAAGGCTGAGGATATGTCCAACTTGACATACCTTAACGATGCCTCCGTACTCCATAACTTGAGACAACGTTACTACAACAAGCTTATCTAC accTACTCTGGTCTTTTCTGCGTTGCCATCAATCCCTACAAGCGTTACCCCGTATATACCAACCGTTGCGCTAAGATGTACCGTGGTAAGCGCCGTAATGAAGTGCCACCCCATATTTTCGCCATTTCTGATGGTGCCTACGTCGACATGTTGACCAACCACGTCAATCAATCTATGTTGATTACCGGTGAGTCTGGTGCTGGTAAGACTGAAAACACCAAGAAGGTAATTGCTTACTTCGCCACCGTCGGTGCCTCCACCAAGAAGGACGAATCCCAAAAGAACAAGGGTTCCTTGGAAGATCAAGTCGTACAAACCAATCCTGTTCTTGAAGCCTTCGGTAACGCCAAGACCGTCCGTAACGATAACTCTTCTCGTTTC GGTAAATTCATCCGTATTCATTTCGGCCCCACTGGTAAATTGGCTGGTGCTGATATTGAAACTT ACTTGTTGGAAAAGGCTCGTGTCATCTCCCAACAATCTTTGGAACGTTCTTACCACATTTTCTACCAGATCATGTCTGGTTCTGTTGCCGGTGTTAAAG attACTGTTTGTTGTCCAACAACGTCTACGATTACCACATTGTCTCTCAGGGCAAGGTTACTGTTGCCAGTATCGATGATGCTGATGAATTCCACCTTACCGAT caaGCCTTCGATATCTTGGGCTTCACCAAGCAAGAAAAGGAAGATGTCTACAGAATCACCGCCGCTGTCATGCACATGGGTGGCATGAAGTTCAAGCAACGTGGTCGCGAAGAACAGGCTGAACAAGATGGTGAAGAAGAAGGTGGCCGTGTTGCCAAGTTGTTCGGTTGCGATTGCGCTGAATTGTACAAGAACTTGTTGAAACCCCGCATTAAGGTCGGTAACGAATTCGTCACCCAAGGTCGTAACGTACAACAAGTCACCAACTCCATCGGTGCTCTCTGCAAGGGTGTCTTCGATCGTCTCTTCAAATGGTTGGTCAAGAAGTGTAACGAAACTTTGGATACCAAGCAAAAACGTCAACACTTCATTGGTGTATTGGATATTGCtggttttgaaattttcgac TTCAATGGTTTCGAACAATTGTGTATCAACTTTACTAATGAGAAGTTGCAACAATTCTTTAACCATCACATGTTTGTGTTGGAACAAGAAGAATACAAGCGCGAAGGCATTGACTGGGCCTTTATTGATTTCGGTATGGATTTGTTGGCCTGTATTGATTTGATTGAAAAG cCTATGGGTATCTTGTCCATCCTTGAAGAAGAGTCTATGTTCCCCAAGGCTACTGATCAAACATTCGCCGAAAAGTTGACCAACACTCACTTGGGCAAATCTGCTCCCTTCCAGAAGCCCAAGCCTCCAAAGCCTGGTCAACAAGCTGCTCACTTCGCTATTGGCCATTATGCTGGTGTTGTATCCTATAACATCACCGGTTGGTTGGAAAAGAACAAGGATCCCTTGAACGACACTGTTGTCGATCAATTCAAGAAGTCTCAAAACAAATTGTTGATCGAAATCTTCGCTGATCACCCTGGCCAATCCGGTGGCGGTGAACAAGCTAAGGGCGGTCGTGGTAAGAAGGGTGGTGGCTTCGCTACTGTATCTTCAGCCTACAAGGAACAATTGAACAGCTTGATGACCACCTTGCGTTCAACTCAACCTCATTTCGTACGTTGCATCATTCCCAACGAAATGAAACAACCTGGTCTTGTAGATGCTCATTTGGTTATGCATCAATTGACCTGTAACGGTGTACTTGAAGGTATCCGTATTTGCCGTAAAGGTTTCCCCAACAGAATGGTATACTCTGATTTCAAGCAACG TTATATGATTTTGGCTCCAGCCATTATGGTTGCTGAAAAACAACCCAAGAATGCCGCAGCCAAGTGTTTGGAATCTGTCGGTTTGGATTCCGATATGTACCGTATTGGTCACACCAAG GTGTTCTTCCGTGCCGGTGTCTTGGGTCAAATGGAAGAATTCCGTGATGAACGTTTGGGCAAGATCATGTCCTGGATGCAAGCCTGGGCTCGCGGTTACTTGGCTCGCAAGGGCTTCAAGAAATTGCAAGAACAACGTGTTGCCCTCAAGGTTGTGCAACGCAACTTGCGCAAATACTTGCAATTGCGTACCTGGCCCTGGTACAAATTGTGGCAAAAGGTCAAGCCTTTGCTCAATGTATCCCGCGTTGAAGATGAAATTGCT CGTCTTGAAGAGAAGGCTAAGAAGGCTGAAGAAGCTCATGCTGCCGAAGTTAAGGTACGCAAGGAATTGGAAGCCCTTAATGCTAAGTTGTTAGCTGAAAAGACTGCCTTGTTGGACTCCTTGTCCGGCGAAAAGGGTGCTTTGCAAGACTACCAAGAAAGATGCTCCAAACTCCAAGCCCAAAAGAACGACCTCGAAAATCAATTGCGC GACATCCAAGAGCGCTTGACCCAAGAGGAAGATGCCCGCAACCAATTGTTCCAACAGAAAAAGAAGGGTGACCAAGAAGTCTCTGGCCTCAAAAAGGACATTGAAGACTTGGAATTGAGCGTCCAAAAGGCCGAACAAGATAAGGCTACCAAGGACCACCAAATCCGCAACTTGAACGATGAAATCGCCCACCAAGACGAACTCATCAACAAGTTGAACAAGGAGAAGAAGATGCAAGGTGAATCCAACCAGAAGACTGGTGAGGAACTCCAAGCCGCCGAAGACAAGATCAACCACTTGAACAAGGTCAAGTCCAAGTTGGAACAAACCTTGGATGAATTGGAAGACTCCTTGGAACGCGAGAAGAAATTGCGCGGTGACATCGAGAAGTCCAAGCGCAAGGTTGAAGGTGACTTGAAACTTACCCAAGAAGCCGTCTCCGATTTGGAACGCAACAAAAAGGAATTGGAACAAACCATCCAACGCAAGGACAAGGAATTGTCCTCCATCACCGCCAAATTGGAAGATGAACAAGTTGTTGTCAGCAAGCACCAACGCCAAATCAAGGAATTGCAAGCCCGCATCGAAGAATTGGAAGAAGAAGTCGAAGCCGAACGTCAAGCTCGCGCCAAGGCTGAGAAACAACGTGCTGATTTGGCTCGCGAATTGGAGGAATTGGGTGAACGTCTTGAAGAAGCCGGTGGTGCTACTTCTGCCCAAATTGAACTCAACAAGAAGCGTGAAGCCGAACTCAGCAAATTGCGTCGTGACTTGGAAGAAGCCAACATTCAACATGAATCTACCTTGGCTAACTTGCGCAAGAAGCACAACGATTCTATCGCTGAAATGGCCGAACAAGTTGATCAACTCAACAAATTGAAGGCTAA GGCTGAAAAGGAGAAGAACGACTACTATGGTCAATTGAACGATCTCCGCGCTGGTGTTGACCACATTACCAACGAGAAg gCTGCCCAAGAAAAGATTGCCAAGCAATTGCAACACACCCTCAATGAAGTCCAATCCAAATTGGATGAAACCAACAGAACCCTCAACGACTTCGATGCCGCCAAGAAGAAGCTTTCCATTGAAAACTCCGACCTCTTGCGCCAATTGGAAGAAGCCGAATCCCAAGTTTCCCAATTGTCCAAGATCAAGATCTCCCTCACCACTCAATTGGAAGATACCAAGCGTTTGGCTGATGAAGAATCCCGCGAACGTGCCACCCTTTTGGGCAAATTCCGCAACTTGGAACACGACTTGGATAACCTCCGCGAACAAGTAGAAGAAGAAGCTGAAGGCAAGGCCGATTTGCAACGTCAACTCAGCAAGGCTAACGCTGAAGCTCAAATCTGGCGCAGCAAGTACGAATCTGATGGTGTTGCCCGCTCCGAAGAATTGGAAGAAGCCAAGAGGAAGTTGCAAGCTCGCTTGGCCGAAGCCGAGGAAACCATCGAATCCCTCAACCAAAAATGCATTGGCCTCGAGAAGACCAAGCAACGCTTGTCCACCGAAGTCGAAGATTTGCAATTGGAAGTCGACCGTGCCAACGCTATTGCCAACGCCGCCGAGAAGAAACAAAAGGCCTTCGACAAGATCATTGGCGAATGGAAACTTAAGGTTGACGATTTGGCTGCTGAACTTGATGCCTCCCAAAAGGAATGCCGCAACTACTCCACCGAATTGTTCCGTCTCAAGGGTGCCTACGAAGAAGGCCAAGAACAATTGGAAGCCGTCCGTCGTGAAAACAAGAACTTGGCTGATGAAGTCAAGGACTTGCTCGACCAAATCGGTGAAGGTGGCCGCAACATTCACGAAATCGAAAAGGCCCGCAAACGCTTGGAAGCCGAAAAGGATGAACTCCAAGCTGCCCTCGAAGAAGCTGAAGCTGCTTTGGAACAAGAAGAAAACAAGGTATTGCGCGCTCAATTGGAATTGTCCCAAGTTCGTCAAGAAATCGATCGCCGCATCCAAGAGAAGGAAGAAGAATTCGAAAACACCCGCAAGAACCACCAACGTGCTCTCGACTCCATGCAAGCCTCCCTCGAAGCCGAAGCCAAGGGTAAGGCTGAGGCCCTTCGCATGAAGAAGAAGTTGGAAGCTGACATCAACGAATTGGAAATTGCTTTGGATCACGCCAACAAG GCTAACGCCGAGGCCCAAAAGAACATCAAACGCTACCAACAACAACTCAAGGACATCCAAACCGCCCTTGAAGAAGAACAAAGAGCTCGTGATGATGCCCGCGAACAATTGGGTATCTCCGAACGTCGTGCCAACGCTCTCCAAAACGAATTGGAAGAATCCCGCACCCTCCTCGAACAAGCCGATCGCGGTCGTCGTCAAGCCGAACAAGAATTGGCCGATGCCCACGAACAACTCAACGAAGTTTCCGCCCAAAACGCCTCCATCTCCGCTGCCAAGAGGAAATTGGAATCTGAACTCCAAACACTCCACTCTGATTTGGATGAATTATTGAACGAAGCCAAGAACTCCGAAGAGAAGGCCAAGAAGGCTATGGTTGATGCTGCCCGTCTCGCCGATGAACTCCGCGCTGAACAAGACCACGCCCAAACCCAAGAAAAACTCAGAAAGGCCCTTGAACAACAAATCAAGGAATTGCAAGTCCGTTTGGATGAAGCTGAAGCCAACGCCCTCAAGGGAGGCAAGAAGGCTATCCAAAAATTGGAACAACGCTGCCGCGAATTGGAGAACGAATTGGATGGTGAACAAAGAAGACACGCCGATGCCCAAAAGAACCTCCGCAAATCCGAACGTCGCATTAAGGAATTGAGCTTCCAATCTGAAGAAGACCGCAAGAACCACGAACGTATGCAAGACTTGGTTGACAAACTCCAACAAAAGATCAAGACATACAAGAGGCAAATCGAAGAAGCCGAAGAAATCGCCGCCCTCAACTTGGCCAAATTCCGCAAAGCCCAACAAGAACTTGAAGAAGCCGAAGAACGTGCCGATATGGCTGAACAAGCCATCAGCAAATTCCGTGCCAAGGGACGTGCCGGTTCCGTTGGCCGTGGTGCCAGCCCCGCG CCCCGTGCTATGTCCGTGCGGCCACAATTGGACGGTATGGCTTTCCCACCAAGATTCGACCTTGCTCCCGAAGATTTCTAA